One Chloroherpetonaceae bacterium genomic window, CAAGAAAAGGCACTGCTCGAGCAAGAAATGATGAAAGAGGATTTCTACAAACACGATGCGTCGCGCCAAACGCTTGAAAAACATCGCTTGCTCTGTGAAGAGCTGGAAGGATTGTATCGTGACTGGGAAAGCATGGCGTCATAGAGATGCTGAAAATTCGTTTTGCCACTGAACAGGATGTGCCGCTCATTCTGACCTTCATCAAAGCACTTGCCGAGTATGAGCGGCTCTCGAGCGAGGTGCAAGCCACCGAAGCGCGCTTGCGTCAAACGCTTTTTGGCTCGCCGCCCGCTGCGGAAACGCTCCTCGCCTTCGAGGGTGATGAACCTGTGGGCTTTGCGCTCTTCTTCCATAACTACTCAACCTTTCTTGGGCAGCGCGGGCTGTATCTGGAAGACCTTTTTGTGAAGCCGGAGCATCGTGGCAAGGGCTACGGAAAAGCCTTGCTTGTAAGACTGGCACAGATTGCAAAAGAGCGAAACTGCGGTCGTATGGAATGGTCTGTTTTGGACTGGAATACGCCTTCAATTGAGTTCTACAAAAAGCTGGGCGCTGTGCCAATGTCAGACTGGACAACGTTTCGCCTGACGAGCGAAGCAATTGCGCGTTTGGCAGAACTCGAGTAGGGCAGCTACAAGGATAAAGAGTGGCTCTAACTTGCCGAGCAGCCAATTCTGTGTCACATCCAACGCTACGGAAACAGTAATTTGAACGACGTTGTGCTCTATCACAATGCTGCGTATATTCCACCGACTTT contains:
- a CDS encoding GNAT family N-acetyltransferase, translated to MLKIRFATEQDVPLILTFIKALAEYERLSSEVQATEARLRQTLFGSPPAAETLLAFEGDEPVGFALFFHNYSTFLGQRGLYLEDLFVKPEHRGKGYGKALLVRLAQIAKERNCGRMEWSVLDWNTPSIEFYKKLGAVPMSDWTTFRLTSEAIARLAELE